Proteins from one Mycobacterium adipatum genomic window:
- a CDS encoding succinate dehydrogenase iron-sulfur subunit yields MTAVIEPDTKSPELPPVPDGAVMVTLKIARFNPDAPDEAGYQSFRVPCLPSDRLLNLLHYVKWYLDGTLTFRRSCAHGVCGSDAMRINGVNRLACKVLMRDLLPKKASKALTITIEPIRGLPVEKDLIVNMEPFFDAYRAVKPFLITSGNAPTKERVQSATDRARFDDTTKCILCACCTTSCPVYWSEGSYFGPAAIVNAHRFIFDSRDEGAAERLDILNEVDGVWRCRTTFNCTEACPRGIQVTQAIQEVKRALMFAR; encoded by the coding sequence ATGACTGCTGTCATTGAACCCGACACCAAGAGCCCCGAGCTGCCGCCCGTCCCCGACGGTGCGGTGATGGTCACGCTGAAGATCGCCCGGTTCAACCCGGATGCCCCCGACGAGGCCGGCTACCAGAGCTTCCGTGTCCCGTGCCTGCCGAGCGACCGGCTGCTCAACCTGCTGCACTACGTGAAGTGGTACCTCGACGGCACCCTGACGTTCCGCCGGTCCTGCGCGCACGGCGTGTGCGGGTCGGACGCCATGCGCATCAACGGGGTGAACCGGTTGGCGTGCAAGGTGCTGATGCGGGATCTGCTGCCCAAGAAGGCTTCCAAGGCGCTGACCATCACGATCGAACCGATCCGCGGGCTGCCCGTGGAAAAGGATCTGATCGTGAACATGGAGCCCTTCTTCGACGCCTACCGCGCGGTGAAGCCGTTCCTGATCACCAGCGGCAACGCGCCGACCAAGGAGCGCGTCCAGAGCGCGACCGATCGGGCCCGCTTCGATGACACCACCAAGTGCATCCTGTGCGCGTGCTGCACCACCTCGTGCCCGGTGTACTGGAGCGAGGGCTCCTACTTCGGGCCGGCCGCGATCGTCAACGCACACCGGTTCATCTTCGATTCGCGGGACGAGGGCGCCGCCGAGCGCCTGGACATCCTCAACGAGGTCGACGGGGTGTGGCGCTGCCGCACCACGTTCAACTGCACCGAGGCCTGCCCGCGTGGCATCCAGGTCACCCAGGCGATCCAAGAGGTCAAGCGCGCGCTGATGTTCGCGCGCTAG
- a CDS encoding endonuclease domain-containing protein, whose translation MVFLGSEALAAGAVTRHQLTHHHEMLHRDVYIARGAELTPSDKARAAWLWSRRRAVVAGLSAAALHGCKWIDAAEPAELNQRSQHKVAGIMLHCERLDSAEISVVHGIPATTPARTAFDLGRRRGPVSAVLRLDALLQATTLTVTDVRALIGSHGGARGVVQLRHVLALADDGAESPQETRLRLVLTKAGMRPSRTQIEVYDEYRFIGRLDMGWPEWKVGVQYDGAQHWTDPRQRARDIEQDARYRELGWRIIRVDADLLRRRQLTIIRRVRGDLDAAGAPHPLPNMKKMARFLGNLAI comes from the coding sequence ATGGTGTTTCTGGGATCGGAGGCGCTGGCGGCCGGCGCGGTCACCCGGCATCAGCTGACTCATCACCATGAGATGTTGCATCGTGACGTGTACATCGCCCGCGGGGCCGAACTGACTCCCAGCGACAAAGCGCGTGCGGCGTGGTTGTGGTCCCGGCGGCGAGCCGTCGTGGCCGGACTCTCCGCCGCGGCGCTGCACGGCTGCAAGTGGATCGACGCCGCCGAGCCGGCCGAACTGAATCAGCGCAGCCAGCACAAGGTGGCCGGCATCATGCTGCACTGCGAGCGATTGGATTCCGCCGAGATCAGCGTCGTCCACGGCATACCCGCGACGACGCCGGCCCGGACGGCCTTCGACCTCGGGCGACGGCGGGGCCCGGTGAGTGCTGTGCTGCGCCTCGACGCATTACTGCAGGCGACCACGCTCACGGTCACCGACGTGCGTGCGCTCATCGGTTCGCACGGGGGCGCCCGCGGAGTCGTCCAACTGCGCCACGTGCTCGCGCTCGCCGATGACGGAGCCGAGTCGCCCCAGGAGACCCGTCTGCGGTTGGTTCTGACCAAGGCCGGGATGCGCCCGTCGCGAACCCAGATCGAGGTGTACGACGAGTACCGCTTCATCGGCCGGCTCGACATGGGTTGGCCCGAGTGGAAGGTCGGTGTGCAGTACGACGGTGCGCAGCACTGGACCGACCCCCGCCAGCGCGCACGGGACATCGAACAGGATGCGCGGTACCGGGAACTGGGGTGGCGGATCATCCGGGTGGATGCCGATCTGCTGCGGCGCCGTCAGCTGACGATAATCCGCCGCGTGCGAGGCGATCTGGACGCCGCCGGGGCACCCCATCCGTTGCCCAATATGAAGAAGATGGCGAGATTTCTGGGAAATCTCGCCATCTAG
- a CDS encoding AI-2E family transporter, whose product MPPSRGSVFGAHLRSAAVVSVQIVAVSAALWIFAWLLGEGWVIILPVALAVVICTVLWPPVRWMRAKGLPPAAAALSMLLVALAVIGGLIAAVAPAIVEQSTELAEQASAGVVQVRDWLGGPPLNISQAQLDSAVTAINDQLNSSSSQIAAGVFTGVGAATSALVTVFTTVVVTFFLLKDGPQFIPWLRRSVGHPAAPHLAELLQRIWSSLGGFIRTQALVSFVDAALIGIGLVILGVPLAYALAIVTFIGGFVPIVGAFVAGGLAVLIALVANGPVVALIVLGIIVAVQQLEGNVLQPWLQSKSMKLHAVIVLLAVTLGASTFGVVGAFLAVPVAAALAVIIRYYDEQVAERAGENIGPELPPE is encoded by the coding sequence ATGCCGCCGAGCCGAGGCTCGGTATTCGGGGCCCACCTTCGATCGGCTGCCGTGGTATCCGTGCAGATCGTGGCGGTGTCCGCCGCGCTGTGGATCTTCGCCTGGCTACTCGGCGAGGGGTGGGTGATCATTCTGCCCGTCGCCCTGGCGGTGGTGATCTGCACCGTGCTCTGGCCGCCGGTGCGGTGGATGCGGGCCAAGGGTCTGCCGCCGGCCGCAGCCGCGCTGAGCATGTTGCTGGTCGCCCTGGCCGTGATCGGCGGCCTGATCGCCGCGGTGGCCCCCGCCATCGTGGAGCAGTCCACCGAACTCGCCGAGCAGGCGAGCGCCGGGGTGGTGCAGGTGCGTGACTGGCTGGGCGGCCCCCCGCTGAACATCAGCCAGGCGCAACTTGATTCGGCCGTCACCGCTATCAACGACCAGCTGAACTCCAGCAGCTCCCAGATCGCAGCGGGAGTGTTCACCGGCGTGGGCGCGGCGACATCGGCACTGGTGACCGTCTTCACCACCGTCGTGGTGACGTTCTTCCTCCTCAAGGACGGGCCGCAGTTCATCCCGTGGCTACGGCGGTCCGTCGGGCATCCCGCGGCCCCCCACCTGGCCGAGCTGCTGCAACGCATCTGGTCGAGTCTGGGCGGATTCATCCGCACCCAGGCGTTGGTCAGCTTCGTCGACGCCGCGCTCATCGGGATCGGGCTGGTGATCCTGGGTGTACCCCTGGCCTACGCCCTGGCCATCGTCACGTTCATCGGTGGCTTCGTGCCGATCGTCGGCGCGTTCGTCGCCGGCGGTCTCGCCGTGCTGATCGCCCTGGTGGCCAACGGCCCCGTCGTCGCCCTGATCGTGCTGGGCATCATCGTCGCGGTGCAGCAGTTGGAGGGCAACGTGCTGCAGCCGTGGCTGCAGTCCAAGTCGATGAAACTGCACGCCGTGATCGTGCTGCTGGCGGTCACGCTGGGGGCGTCGACCTTCGGTGTCGTCGGGGCGTTCCTGGCGGTCCCGGTGGCCGCGGCGCTGGCCGTCATCATCCGCTACTACGACGAGCAGGTGGCCGAACGGGCGGGGGAGAACATCGGGCCGGAGCTTCCGCCCGAGTAG
- a CDS encoding sigma-70 family RNA polymerase sigma factor: protein MTAHAWADEFEALRPHLLAVGYRLTGTYADAEDIVQDAWLRWHGCAEDIADLRAWLTTVVSRLGLDRLRSAAHRREAYVGQWLPEPVVTGFGRDDPLAAVVAGEDARFAAMVVLERLTPDQRVAFVLHDGFGVPFGDIADVLDVNAAAARQLASRARRAVQQAPPPVSDGTHDEVVGSLMAALADGDLDAAVRLLHPDVTFTGDSNRRAPTAARVIHGPDKVARFLFGLAQRYGPNWLAGNQLALINGELGAYTPGAAALDGYPELMPRITAMTIRDGKVCALWDIANPDKFTASPLRGQL from the coding sequence GTGACCGCGCACGCATGGGCCGACGAATTCGAGGCCCTGCGTCCGCATCTGCTCGCCGTCGGATATCGCCTGACCGGGACATACGCCGACGCCGAGGACATTGTGCAAGACGCCTGGCTGCGCTGGCACGGTTGCGCCGAGGACATCGCCGATCTGCGGGCCTGGCTGACCACGGTGGTCAGCCGGTTGGGGTTGGACCGGCTACGTTCGGCCGCCCACCGCCGCGAGGCCTATGTCGGGCAGTGGCTGCCCGAGCCGGTGGTCACCGGATTCGGCCGCGACGACCCGCTGGCCGCCGTGGTGGCCGGCGAGGACGCCCGGTTCGCGGCCATGGTGGTGCTGGAGCGCCTGACCCCGGACCAGCGGGTGGCCTTCGTCCTGCACGATGGTTTCGGTGTCCCGTTCGGCGATATCGCCGACGTGCTCGACGTCAATGCCGCGGCCGCGCGTCAGTTGGCCTCACGGGCACGCCGTGCCGTTCAGCAGGCACCGCCTCCGGTATCCGACGGCACCCACGACGAGGTGGTCGGGTCGCTGATGGCCGCGCTGGCCGATGGCGATCTCGACGCCGCGGTCCGGCTGCTGCACCCCGACGTCACCTTCACCGGGGATTCGAACCGGCGGGCTCCCACGGCCGCACGGGTCATCCACGGACCCGACAAGGTGGCGCGCTTCCTGTTCGGGCTGGCGCAGCGGTACGGGCCGAACTGGCTCGCGGGCAATCAGCTTGCGCTGATCAACGGCGAGCTCGGCGCCTACACCCCGGGTGCCGCCGCGCTCGACGGCTACCCGGAGCTGATGCCGCGCATCACCGCGATGACGATCCGGGACGGAAAGGTCTGTGCGCTCTGGGATATCGCGAACCCGGACAAGTTCACCGCCTCTCCGCTGCGCGGTCAGCTCTGA
- a CDS encoding APC family permease: MAIAEQPAPMTTDKGLQAGALGLVGNVVIGLAAVAPAYSLAATLGYVVLNVGDKAPAMFVLAFIPMLLVAFAYKELSQDTPDCGTTFTWGTKAFGPWIGWIGGWGLAVSAIIVLANVAEVAAIYLFKFLGQDALAENLFAKVALGSFFIISMTLVSARGVVVSERMQNVLIVIQFGVLIIASIWALARVFTGTAGAQAVSPQLSWLWPSGLDVSSIAAAIILCIFIYWGWDACLAVGEETKNPGKTPGIAAVITTLILVCTYVLVAYAVQSFSGFSVVGIGLNNPNNTDDVLTVLGGPVGGSILASLLLLTVSVSALSSTQTTILPTARGTLSMAVYEALPKRFANVHPKYMTPAFGTIVMGAMALFFYLVLTFLSENALADSVASLGLAVAFYYGITAFACVWYFRATLFSSVRNLFFRGIFPLLGGLAMAVAFGISAKDMIAPDYGYTAFGPIGGVFVLGVGMLVLGVPLMLACFAFGTKRFFRGETLNARTEVKVPDVY; this comes from the coding sequence ATGGCAATCGCGGAACAACCGGCACCGATGACCACAGACAAGGGTCTGCAAGCCGGGGCGCTGGGTCTGGTCGGCAATGTGGTGATCGGGCTGGCTGCGGTGGCACCCGCGTACAGCCTGGCCGCCACGCTGGGGTATGTGGTGCTCAACGTCGGCGACAAGGCACCGGCGATGTTCGTGCTGGCCTTCATCCCGATGCTGCTGGTGGCCTTCGCCTACAAGGAGCTCTCGCAGGACACCCCCGACTGCGGGACGACCTTCACCTGGGGCACCAAGGCCTTCGGCCCGTGGATCGGCTGGATCGGCGGGTGGGGCCTGGCCGTCTCGGCGATCATCGTGCTGGCCAACGTCGCCGAGGTGGCGGCCATCTACCTGTTCAAGTTCCTCGGCCAGGACGCGCTCGCCGAGAATCTGTTCGCCAAGGTGGCACTCGGGTCGTTCTTCATCATCTCGATGACCCTGGTCAGCGCCCGCGGCGTGGTGGTGTCCGAGCGGATGCAGAACGTGCTCATCGTCATCCAGTTCGGCGTGTTGATCATCGCCAGCATCTGGGCTCTGGCCCGGGTGTTCACCGGCACCGCGGGGGCTCAGGCCGTCTCCCCGCAACTGTCGTGGCTGTGGCCGTCGGGCCTCGACGTGTCCTCCATCGCGGCGGCGATCATCCTGTGCATCTTCATCTACTGGGGCTGGGACGCCTGCCTGGCCGTCGGTGAGGAGACCAAGAATCCCGGCAAGACGCCCGGGATCGCCGCGGTCATCACCACCCTGATTCTGGTCTGCACCTACGTGTTGGTGGCCTACGCCGTGCAATCGTTCTCGGGGTTCAGCGTCGTGGGAATCGGCCTGAACAACCCCAACAACACCGACGATGTGCTGACCGTGCTCGGCGGGCCGGTGGGCGGTTCGATTCTGGCGTCGCTGCTGCTGCTCACCGTGTCGGTGTCGGCGCTGTCGTCCACCCAGACCACCATCCTGCCGACCGCCCGCGGCACCCTGTCGATGGCGGTCTACGAGGCACTGCCGAAACGATTCGCCAATGTCCACCCCAAGTACATGACCCCCGCCTTCGGCACCATCGTGATGGGCGCGATGGCGCTGTTCTTCTACCTGGTCCTGACGTTCCTCTCCGAGAACGCGCTGGCCGATTCGGTGGCTTCGCTGGGCCTGGCGGTGGCGTTCTACTACGGCATCACCGCGTTCGCCTGCGTCTGGTACTTCCGCGCGACGCTGTTCTCCTCGGTCCGAAACCTGTTCTTCCGCGGCATCTTCCCGCTGCTGGGCGGGCTGGCGATGGCCGTCGCGTTCGGCATCAGCGCCAAGGACATGATCGCCCCCGACTACGGCTACACCGCGTTCGGTCCGATCGGCGGCGTGTTCGTGCTCGGCGTCGGCATGCTGGTGCTCGGCGTGCCGCTCATGCTGGCCTGCTTCGCCTTCGGCACCAAACGTTTCTTCCGCGGCGAAACACTCAACGCCCGCACCGAAGTCAAAGTCCCCGATGTGTACTGA
- a CDS encoding universal stress protein codes for MHLTVGYLATPTGDDGVALAAALARTFRADVDVVLVVREELPDGHPGRAQYQKLLITRGQEWIAKAVSALTGVADSVNAHVLVGESFAETLLQFAEEHQSDLIVVGGARDGFFGGHVIGPVSSALLHSSTIPIALAPRGYADDAPERIEAITAAVPSKAGDDNPLPFAITLASAANLPIRMVSLVSAENLAEAEDLKELRQMQIDAAQENMAVAARALPESPDIESLVAEGMTLESALKKLNWGDTDVLVVGSSRFAAPKRIFLGSTASRILAGTDAPVIVIPRDE; via the coding sequence ATGCATCTGACAGTGGGATACCTGGCGACCCCGACCGGCGACGACGGCGTCGCACTGGCGGCGGCGTTGGCGCGCACGTTCCGCGCCGACGTCGATGTCGTGCTGGTGGTGCGCGAGGAACTTCCGGATGGCCATCCGGGGCGCGCCCAATACCAAAAGCTGCTCATCACACGGGGCCAGGAGTGGATCGCCAAGGCGGTGTCCGCCCTCACCGGCGTCGCCGACTCGGTCAATGCCCATGTCCTGGTGGGCGAATCGTTCGCCGAAACACTGCTGCAGTTCGCCGAGGAACACCAATCGGACCTCATCGTGGTCGGCGGCGCCCGCGACGGCTTCTTCGGCGGGCATGTCATCGGTCCGGTGTCCAGTGCGCTGCTGCACAGTTCGACCATCCCCATCGCTCTGGCGCCGCGCGGCTATGCCGACGATGCACCCGAACGCATCGAGGCCATCACCGCCGCGGTGCCCAGCAAGGCCGGTGACGACAATCCGTTGCCGTTCGCCATCACGCTGGCCAGCGCGGCGAACCTCCCGATCCGGATGGTCTCGCTGGTATCCGCCGAGAACCTGGCCGAGGCCGAAGACCTCAAGGAACTGCGGCAGATGCAGATCGACGCCGCGCAAGAGAACATGGCGGTGGCCGCCCGGGCGCTGCCGGAGTCACCGGATATCGAATCGCTGGTGGCCGAGGGCATGACGCTGGAGTCCGCGCTCAAGAAGCTCAATTGGGGCGATACCGACGTGCTGGTTGTCGGCTCCAGCAGATTCGCCGCACCGAAGCGAATCTTCCTGGGGTCCACGGCATCGCGCATCCTGGCGGGTACCGATGCGCCGGTGATCGTCATCCCGCGCGACGAATAG
- a CDS encoding fatty acid--CoA ligase: MLSTMQNWPLTIAAILRHACRVNGDRVVTTATGHGGYRSLSYRELGEQVAQLAHGLRGLGITGDQRVATFMWNNAEHLAVYLAAPAMGAVLHTLNIRLSAEQIAFIANEAEDQVIVADASLVGVLAPVLPLLDTVHTVIVAGDADAGALSGHGVTVLRYEDLLAGHPTEFDWPEVDENSAAAMCYTSGTTGNPKGVVYSHRSTYLHSLSTCTANALDVGSDDIVLPIVPMFHANAWGLAYAALMAGADLVMPDRFLDGASLIELIESRRPTLAGAVPTIWNDVMHCLEKSPGHDVSSLRLVACGGSAVPLSLMQTFERQHGVYIQQAWGMTETSPVATVARPLPGVAEDRHWEMRSTQGRPMCGVEIRVVDDAGDPLPADGESVGELEVRGPWITGGYYLGRDAEKFDSGWLRTGDVGRIDADGFVTLTDRAKDVIKSGGEWISSVELENHLIGHPGVLEAAVVGVPDERWQERPLALVVLQEGVVHTAEELRDFLADKVVRWWLPERWAFVDQVPRTSVGKYDKKTIRSRYADGAYEVITL, from the coding sequence GTGCTGTCCACCATGCAGAATTGGCCGTTGACCATCGCCGCGATCCTGCGGCACGCCTGCCGGGTGAACGGTGACCGGGTGGTCACCACCGCCACCGGCCACGGCGGATACCGCAGCCTCAGTTACCGCGAGCTCGGGGAACAGGTCGCCCAGCTGGCGCACGGACTGCGTGGGCTCGGTATCACCGGGGATCAGCGGGTCGCCACGTTCATGTGGAACAACGCCGAGCATCTGGCCGTCTACCTGGCCGCCCCGGCGATGGGTGCGGTGCTGCACACGCTGAACATCCGGTTGTCCGCCGAACAGATCGCCTTCATCGCCAACGAGGCCGAGGATCAGGTCATCGTCGCCGATGCATCGCTGGTGGGGGTGCTGGCGCCGGTGCTGCCGCTACTGGACACGGTGCACACCGTGATCGTGGCCGGGGACGCGGATGCCGGCGCGCTGAGCGGGCACGGCGTCACCGTGCTGCGCTACGAGGACCTACTGGCGGGCCACCCGACCGAATTCGACTGGCCCGAGGTGGACGAGAACTCCGCCGCCGCGATGTGCTACACCAGTGGCACCACCGGAAACCCCAAAGGTGTTGTCTACAGCCACCGTTCGACATACTTGCATTCGCTGTCCACCTGCACCGCCAACGCGCTCGACGTCGGCAGCGACGATATTGTGTTGCCCATCGTCCCGATGTTCCACGCGAACGCCTGGGGGCTGGCCTACGCGGCGCTGATGGCCGGCGCCGACCTGGTCATGCCGGACCGCTTCCTGGACGGTGCCTCGCTGATCGAGCTCATCGAATCGCGCCGGCCCACGCTGGCCGGCGCGGTGCCGACGATCTGGAACGACGTCATGCACTGCCTGGAAAAGAGCCCGGGACATGACGTTTCGTCACTGCGGTTGGTGGCCTGCGGTGGGTCTGCGGTGCCGCTGTCGCTGATGCAGACATTCGAGCGCCAGCACGGGGTGTACATCCAGCAGGCCTGGGGAATGACCGAGACCTCGCCGGTGGCCACCGTCGCCAGGCCGCTGCCCGGTGTTGCGGAGGACCGGCACTGGGAGATGCGCAGCACCCAGGGGCGGCCGATGTGCGGGGTCGAGATCCGGGTTGTCGATGACGCCGGAGACCCGCTGCCCGCCGACGGGGAATCGGTGGGCGAATTGGAGGTTCGCGGGCCGTGGATCACCGGGGGTTATTACCTCGGCCGGGACGCCGAGAAGTTCGACAGCGGGTGGCTGCGCACCGGTGACGTCGGGCGTATCGATGCCGACGGCTTCGTGACGCTGACCGACCGGGCCAAGGACGTCATCAAGTCCGGCGGTGAGTGGATCTCCTCGGTGGAGCTGGAGAATCACCTCATCGGGCACCCGGGCGTGCTGGAGGCCGCCGTCGTCGGCGTGCCCGACGAGCGGTGGCAGGAACGTCCGCTGGCCCTGGTGGTCCTGCAGGAGGGCGTCGTGCACACCGCCGAGGAGCTGCGGGACTTCCTGGCCGACAAGGTGGTTCGCTGGTGGTTGCCGGAGCGGTGGGCCTTCGTGGACCAGGTGCCCCGCACCAGCGTCGGCAAGTACGACAAGAAGACCATCCGGTCCCGATACGCCGACGGCGCCTACGAAGTCATCACCCTGTAG
- a CDS encoding YncE family protein, translating into MASVVVRANAAALNDSQSAFAGSVAINRGPIADLTANADAIVVANYGDDSVAVVRPDNAGAPALVSVEGEPLAVALTDDLAFVVTSAAEADTVAVIDTRTHAVVGSYPLAFAVTAVLAGPDGKRAYAARAGHDHVDVAVIDITADRVGTIDIGAGAGSTIDALAVDAAGRRLYVGVTTSRGSRVVVVDIETAKARKSIAFGAPIRDLAVAADGSVYVLTSDLQARGVVEVIDPKTFGITASINAGTLPIQMALSADGARAYVVDYDQIAVLCTVTHEVIETITVGARPVAAALNTAGDRLYVADVDGCVTAFRVAAPAPLYSPFDAVAFDAVRELAPVGV; encoded by the coding sequence ATGGCAAGTGTTGTTGTGCGCGCCAATGCGGCAGCGCTGAACGATTCCCAGAGCGCGTTCGCGGGTTCGGTCGCGATCAACCGCGGTCCGATCGCCGACCTCACCGCCAACGCCGATGCCATCGTGGTGGCCAACTACGGCGATGACAGCGTTGCCGTGGTGCGCCCCGACAATGCCGGGGCCCCCGCCCTGGTGTCGGTGGAGGGTGAACCGCTCGCGGTGGCCCTGACCGATGACCTGGCGTTCGTCGTGACCAGCGCCGCCGAGGCCGACACCGTTGCGGTCATCGACACCCGCACCCACGCGGTCGTGGGCAGCTATCCGCTGGCCTTTGCGGTCACCGCGGTGCTGGCCGGGCCGGACGGCAAGCGTGCCTACGCCGCGCGCGCCGGGCATGACCACGTGGATGTGGCCGTCATCGACATCACCGCCGATCGCGTCGGCACCATCGACATCGGGGCGGGCGCCGGCTCGACCATCGACGCACTCGCGGTCGACGCCGCCGGCCGGCGGCTCTACGTGGGCGTGACCACCAGCCGCGGCAGCCGCGTGGTGGTCGTCGACATCGAAACCGCCAAGGCGCGCAAGTCGATCGCTTTCGGCGCACCCATCCGTGACCTGGCCGTCGCGGCCGACGGAAGCGTCTACGTGCTGACCTCGGATCTGCAGGCCCGCGGTGTCGTCGAGGTCATCGACCCGAAGACCTTCGGCATCACCGCCAGCATCAACGCCGGCACCCTGCCGATCCAGATGGCGCTGTCGGCCGACGGTGCGCGCGCCTACGTCGTCGACTACGACCAGATCGCGGTGCTGTGCACCGTCACCCACGAGGTCATCGAGACCATCACCGTCGGTGCCCGCCCGGTTGCGGCCGCGCTGAACACCGCGGGCGACCGGCTCTACGTGGCCGATGTCGACGGCTGTGTCACCGCGTTCCGGGTGGCCGCCCCGGCTCCGCTGTATTCGCCGTTCGACGCCGTGGCATTCGATGCGGTGCGCGAGCTGGCGCCGGTCGGCGTCTGA
- a CDS encoding amidase: protein MSLLAASALLLPAAPAFAAPESAENSVTVTVNTGSGDLNVRSAPSTTSQRVATVRNGARITITCYARGTVFDGGPYDMSTDLWNRLADGGYVTDAMLDTGSDDPVVPPCATESMRPAQPRAAGRTVGSNPGEEGSALWGALEKWYFASGKRSYPAVDGAPRDLASSARAAGWTVVREPRDRAVVVIPPGVLDAPGTGHVAWVDATSSRPDGTYLRITEMAAPDTAPHIWSGRTVRALPELSYILLP from the coding sequence GTGTCTCTGCTGGCTGCCTCGGCCCTGCTGCTGCCCGCGGCGCCGGCCTTCGCCGCGCCGGAATCGGCGGAGAATTCGGTCACCGTTACGGTGAACACCGGCAGCGGTGATCTCAATGTGCGCTCGGCGCCGTCGACGACGAGCCAGCGGGTCGCCACCGTGCGCAACGGCGCCCGGATCACCATCACCTGCTACGCCCGCGGAACCGTGTTCGACGGCGGCCCCTACGACATGTCCACCGATCTGTGGAACCGGTTGGCCGACGGTGGCTACGTCACCGACGCGATGCTCGACACCGGGTCCGATGACCCTGTTGTGCCACCGTGCGCCACCGAATCGATGCGGCCGGCCCAGCCCAGGGCCGCCGGCAGAACCGTCGGCAGCAATCCCGGGGAAGAGGGATCCGCGCTGTGGGGCGCCTTGGAGAAGTGGTATTTCGCCTCCGGCAAGCGGTCCTACCCGGCGGTCGACGGTGCGCCGCGCGACCTGGCGTCCTCGGCCCGGGCGGCCGGCTGGACGGTCGTCCGGGAGCCCCGCGACCGCGCCGTGGTGGTGATTCCCCCCGGCGTGCTGGACGCGCCCGGCACGGGCCATGTCGCGTGGGTCGATGCCACCTCCAGCCGCCCGGACGGGACGTACCTGCGGATCACCGAGATGGCGGCGCCCGACACGGCGCCACACATCTGGTCGGGGCGCACGGTGCGGGCCCTTCCGGAGTTGTCCTACATCCTGTTGCCCTGA
- a CDS encoding response regulator, with the protein MIRVLIVEDDVLIAEAHRTYLGRLQGFSPAAVVHTARDAMRTAAGAAAAGEPIDLVLLDLGLPDASGISLASGLSGLVPAPDIIAITSERDLEMVRAAVSHGALAYLLKPFTFAAFRDRLERYRRYRTALPAGTEAASQAEVDRAMAELRIGADRAASPKGAAPQTTDEIARAVRDRPGGLTADEVAAQVGVSRVTAWRYLERLADEGTVTRNTDYGKAGRPKTRYQWR; encoded by the coding sequence GTGATCAGGGTGCTGATCGTCGAGGACGATGTGCTGATCGCCGAGGCGCATCGCACGTATCTCGGTCGGCTGCAGGGTTTTTCGCCGGCAGCCGTGGTGCACACCGCGCGTGACGCGATGCGCACCGCAGCCGGCGCGGCGGCGGCGGGGGAGCCGATCGACCTGGTGCTGCTCGACCTCGGCCTACCCGACGCGAGTGGCATCTCGCTGGCCTCCGGGCTGTCCGGTCTGGTCCCCGCCCCGGACATCATCGCCATCACCTCTGAGCGTGACCTGGAGATGGTGCGCGCCGCGGTCTCGCACGGGGCGCTGGCCTATCTGCTCAAGCCGTTCACCTTCGCCGCGTTCCGGGATCGGCTGGAGCGCTACCGGCGATACCGGACCGCTCTACCCGCCGGTACCGAGGCCGCCAGCCAGGCCGAGGTGGACCGGGCCATGGCGGAGTTGCGGATCGGCGCCGACCGGGCCGCCTCGCCCAAGGGTGCGGCCCCGCAGACCACCGACGAGATCGCCCGGGCCGTTCGCGACCGGCCCGGCGGGCTGACCGCCGACGAGGTCGCCGCCCAGGTCGGGGTGTCGCGAGTGACGGCGTGGCGGTACCTGGAACGCCTGGCCGACGAGGGCACCGTCACCCGCAACACCGACTACGGCAAGGCCGGCCGGCCCAAGACGCGCTATCAGTGGCGCTGA